The genomic stretch TTATAGAGTAATTACATGATCAACTAACTGTATTCGTCTTAAATAAAGtgatcaattgattattttgatatgaaatgcttCTTTAACccataattagtgataaatGAAGTTCAATTATAAGTTCAATTACATAGATAACTTATCTGTTGCAATAGATAACccatttgttgaaaataatcaaataaatatgatcatttgttgcaacaaatataaaaatctgtTACAATAAATGTCTAATATGTATTATCTGTTGCAATAGATGATCTATCCGTTGAAAATAATCAAGCATATATGTTCATCTGTTGCAATGGATGATACATTAGTTGCAATAGATGAGTTGCAACATATTTAACCTGTTGCAACATATGTTTCAATagtataatttaactttttacaaatctaagaataaaatagaattCATGATAAAAATAACTGAGcatctatataatataaaatattgttatcGGCTATTACAAAATATGATTAACCAAATATGTAAAGTGTTCATGAATTacaattcatataaaattttacagCTTACAAAATATAATTCACGATAAAATAACTGGGcatctattaaatataaaatattgtcaTCAGCAATTACAAAATACCAAGTTCTTCACCTTACAAAATATGACTTCAGCAACTCATACCCCTACAATATATGTTGCTCTTCTATGGCTCCTGAAGATGACTCAACATTGCAAGGAAGGGGATTAGTTGTAATTTGTtgtctttttttcatatttgataaTATCTTGGAAATTGATTTTCTTCTCCTCTTAATCTTCAATGGTGTGAATGGCTCCGAAATATTTCTTAATGAAATAACACCTCTCTTAGATATCAATTCCTTAACAGCACTAGTAAGAGCATCAAGAGAGTTCTTCACATCTTCACCAGTAGATATTAACTGAGCCTCTTTGTTCTTGCATTCTTCACATTTACATGCAGAACATGAGCTAGAAGAAGGAGCAAAAGATGTGGTATGTCCACTGAAATGGGTGAATCCACCATATATACCACCAACATCATCAACATGCTCACCACCACTTTTAGCACCAATATCAACACCAATATtaacatcaacatcaacatctaATGCAGCATCATCAGCATTACCAGAAACAATAGGTGCTTCCCTTCTGATCGTTGTTGCTCCAGccaattctttttttatcaGATCCACTGTAGGGTTTGATTTTGTGTCAATAATTCCTAGAGTTAAAAAGAATGGCATTTGCAACTCTTGCTCTGTGGGAACAAGCCATGGATGTACAAtctataaacaaaaataatttatattaaaactaatctataaattataatagataaaatatttattgtaatatttatctatatattttatttctaacaGATGACCCATATGTTGGAATAGATGGGCCATCTATTGAAAGAAAGCAAAACAGTAGCAAATGATCAAATTTTCTTACAACAGATGACTCATATGTTGCAGCAGAAAGGTCATCTGTTGGAAGTAAGCAAAACAGCAGCAAACTATTAAGATTTCGTCCAATAGATGACCCATCTATTGCAACAGATCGGCAAACTGTTGAACGaaagaaaaatagcaaaaaaagaTTGAGATTTCATCCAATATATGACCTAACTGTTGCAACAAATAGGTCATCTGTTGAACCTAAATAAAACAGCAACAAATGATAAAGTTTTCATCCAACAATTGACACATCTATTGCAACAGATCAGTCATTTGTTGGGCAAAAGCAAAACAGTTGCAAACTCTTATGTTTTCTTCCAACAGATGACCCATCTATTGCAATAGATGATTATAGATGAGTCATATATTGAGATAAACTTACTATATCATGAGGAGGATCGAAGAGATCAACGGAATTTATTTTTGGGTTGTTCTTGGCAGACAACCACCTAATCCTTGGTTGAGAAATTTCTTTCGAGTAATCATTGAATTGCTTCCTGAGGTAAGGTATTGCTTCAAATGCCCAAGCCTAAAAATATAAAGgtgatgaaaataaaattttaaaataattattcaataacacaaataaataaaatactaaaattaaaGGTGAAGTTTACCATGAAAGCCCAAGGAAATCCATATAAATTGTTAGTCTTCGGTGATAACTTTGACACCAAATACTCGACAGTCAAGAAATAACTATCATTACCCCATGGGTAATTGTTGAATGCATCCAAATCTTGAGCAAGCACAAACAAACTAAGATCTATGACATTGTTGATGTCTTTAGCCCATAAAATGGCATGCACAAACCAAACTAAGCACAGCCGCTCTTTGTGCTTCTTCAAAACCTTTTTGCTCTGAAGATTTTCTATCAGATCTTTGGCTTTATAACTAGGTCCAATAATAGCCAACaactcattttcattatttagtttttctttgCCTTTGTTGGTTTTGGTGTTGACTGTCTTGACTGACTTTTTACCTTTCTTGCCAACCTTGActgatttagatatttttttttctcttggcTTTCTTAAGCGTGCAACTTTAGGAAGAGGTTCAGAAGGAGGATGACATCTCAGTCCAGTCACTATGGCAAATTCTTTCATGCCAAAGCAAACTGGCATGCCACAGTAGTTTATCCAAATCTCATccattttcttgttcttatcCTCCAAAGTATAAGAATCATCTCCCTTATACTTGATCCTGCGCTTGAGAAGATCATACACCATGCTCATTTGAAAACGTGCATTGTTAGCCTCCGGTAGATCAAGAAAGTATCCAAAACAACTAGATTTAAAGAAATCCTCCAACTTTTCATTCATCAATATCGTTCTAAAAGCATCAAATTTGGCGCCCATGGCTGATTTTACAACAAAATCACCTGTCAAATTTGTAGGGTCATCTATAGGCATCTCTACCTGAAACTTGTCAATATTAAAAGTTTTGACAACATCTTCATCTCCTTCCTTACTTTCAGTATCATCTCCTTCATCACTTTC from Solanum stenotomum isolate F172 unplaced genomic scaffold, ASM1918654v1 scaffold27508, whole genome shotgun sequence encodes the following:
- the LOC125851589 gene encoding uncharacterized protein LOC125851589, which translates into the protein MAFKRKTGELVSDKLSKVAKVQTPLEELVIQKHNENMKIVEEEDKNKNEEEKEINDEDGDDEETENDKEDEEEGEKESEEGDEEDGDENESDEGDDTESKEGDEDVVKTFNIDKFQVEMPIDDPTNLTGDFVVKSAMGAKFDAFRTILMNEKLEDFFKSSCFGYFLDLPEANNARFQMSMVYDLLKRRIKYKGDDSYTLEDKNKKMDEIWINYCGMPVCFGMKEFAIVTGLRCHPPSEPLPKVARLRKPREKKISKSVKVGKKGKKSVKTVNTKTNKGKEKLNNENELLAIIGPSYKAKDLIENLQSKKVLKKHKERLCLVWFVHAILWAKDINNVIDLSLFVLAQDLDAFNNYPWGNDSYFLTVEYLVSKLSPKTNNLYGFPWAFMAWAFEAIPYLRKQFNDYSKEISQPRIRWLSAKNNPKINSVDLFDPPHDIIVHPWLVPTEQELQMPFFLTLGIIDTKSNPTVDLIKKELAGATTIRREAPIVSGNADDAALDVDVDVNIGVDIGAKSGGEHVDDVGGIYGGFTHFSGHTTSFAPSSSSCSACKCEECKNKEAQLISTGEDVKNSLDALTSAVKELISKRGVISLRNISEPFTPLKIKRRRKSISKILSNMKKRQQITTNPLPCNVESSSGAIEEQHIL